From one Streptomyces sp. ICC1 genomic stretch:
- a CDS encoding sigma-70 family RNA polymerase sigma factor: MPLAPTLRRTDPEALAELQREHGRALFGFLLSLTAGDAQRAEDLVQETLLRLWQHPEVLASGHESLRPWLFTVARRLAIDARRARLSRPLEVDPEGMEHAPAPGDAVAGSVTAIDVRRAVGSLGAEHREVLMQVYFQDRSVAEAAAELGIPAGTVKSRTYYALRALRKDLQGYGYGLGA; this comes from the coding sequence GTGCCCCTGGCCCCCACTCTCCGGCGCACGGACCCCGAAGCGCTGGCCGAACTGCAGCGCGAGCACGGGAGGGCTCTGTTCGGTTTCCTGCTGAGCCTCACGGCCGGGGACGCGCAGCGCGCGGAGGACCTCGTGCAGGAGACCCTCCTGCGGCTCTGGCAACACCCGGAGGTCCTGGCCAGCGGGCACGAGTCCCTGCGCCCCTGGCTGTTCACGGTGGCCCGGCGGCTCGCCATCGACGCCCGGCGGGCCCGCCTGTCGAGGCCGCTGGAGGTGGACCCCGAGGGGATGGAGCACGCTCCGGCGCCGGGGGACGCGGTGGCGGGCTCGGTGACGGCCATAGACGTGCGGCGGGCCGTGGGCTCACTGGGGGCGGAGCACCGGGAGGTGCTCATGCAGGTCTACTTCCAGGACCGCTCGGTGGCCGAGGCGGCGGCGGAGCTCGGCATCCCCGCCGGAACGGTCAAGTCCCGTACGTACTACGCCCTGCGCGCCTTGCGCAAAGACCTCCAGGGATACGGGTACGGCCTCGGGGCCTAG
- a CDS encoding CapA family protein → MTARTRQALALLSAVALAAVAGCSAGGDRAPARLAGSPAAQAPSGAPGSTTAPAAKGFTLVASGDVLPHESVIRRAASDADGDGYDFRPMFSGVKPVVSAADLAICHMETVYGPDGGPFTGYPAFQSPPEIAAGLKDAGYDGCSTASNHTLDGGAAGLKRTLDAFDEAGLKHAGSARTAAEAGAVTMYTAGSAKVAHLAYTYDTNGYPMPDGQPWAVNLMEEEKIVADARAARKAGADVVLVSLHWGTEWETEPDGKQLALGKALTASQTGGRPDVDLVLGTHAHVPQPYEKVNGTWIIYGMGDQVAGEMFNHTGARDMRGNYGSIGRFTFAPPAAPGQRWQVAKAEFVPQMMDLGAGRVVNLPAALAAHPGREDYEEARDEITEAVLSRGAAKDGLTAAQ, encoded by the coding sequence ATGACCGCACGCACCCGCCAAGCCCTCGCACTCCTGTCGGCCGTCGCGCTCGCGGCCGTCGCCGGCTGTTCCGCCGGCGGGGACCGGGCGCCGGCCCGCCTCGCGGGCTCCCCGGCGGCGCAGGCACCCTCCGGAGCTCCCGGATCCACCACGGCCCCCGCCGCGAAGGGATTCACCCTGGTCGCGAGCGGCGACGTGCTGCCGCACGAGTCCGTCATCCGCCGGGCCGCCTCCGACGCGGACGGCGACGGATACGATTTCCGGCCGATGTTCTCCGGCGTCAAGCCGGTCGTCTCGGCCGCGGACCTGGCCATCTGCCACATGGAGACCGTCTACGGACCGGACGGCGGCCCGTTCACCGGCTACCCCGCCTTCCAGTCGCCGCCCGAGATCGCCGCCGGGCTGAAGGACGCCGGGTACGACGGCTGCTCCACCGCCTCGAACCACACCCTCGACGGGGGCGCCGCCGGACTGAAGCGCACCCTCGACGCCTTCGACGAGGCGGGCCTGAAGCACGCGGGTTCGGCCCGCACGGCGGCCGAGGCCGGCGCCGTGACGATGTACACCGCCGGATCGGCGAAGGTGGCGCACCTCGCGTACACGTACGACACCAACGGTTACCCGATGCCCGACGGGCAGCCCTGGGCCGTGAACCTGATGGAAGAGGAGAAGATCGTCGCGGACGCGCGGGCCGCCCGGAAGGCGGGCGCCGACGTGGTCCTCGTCAGCCTCCACTGGGGCACCGAATGGGAGACCGAGCCGGACGGGAAGCAGCTCGCCCTCGGCAAGGCGCTGACCGCCTCGCAGACCGGCGGCCGCCCCGACGTGGACCTCGTGCTCGGCACCCACGCCCACGTCCCGCAGCCGTACGAGAAGGTCAACGGGACCTGGATCATCTACGGCATGGGCGACCAGGTGGCCGGCGAGATGTTCAACCACACCGGCGCCCGGGACATGCGCGGCAACTACGGCTCCATCGGCCGGTTCACCTTCGCCCCGCCGGCCGCCCCCGGGCAGCGCTGGCAGGTCGCCAAGGCCGAGTTCGTCCCGCAGATGATGGATCTCGGAGCCGGCCGGGTCGTCAACCTCCCCGCCGCCCTCGCCGCGCACCCCGGCCGCGAGGACTACGAGGAGGCCCGCGACGAGATCACCGAGGCCGTCCTCAGTCGCGGCGCGGCCAAGGACGGGCTGACGGCGGCGCAGTAG
- a CDS encoding DUF4328 domain-containing protein: MDLFSSGVSLYTWNLMKDFVGASTPSDPVDPLSDDLASADSLSTGADLVQAPLYLATGLVFILWFHRVRCNGQVFRPDGFSQSAGWAIGGWFVPLANFFFPYRTAQETWDASTQNRSDGSFRRVSGAPVVAWWVMFIASCLLTWGASRKYRAAETTEAVRAADLFAAVADLTSVAAALLAVVFVRKLTAMQHTKATQGPNAAV, encoded by the coding sequence GTGGATCTCTTCTCGTCCGGGGTGAGCCTCTACACCTGGAACCTGATGAAGGACTTCGTCGGCGCTTCCACGCCCTCCGACCCCGTCGACCCCCTTTCCGACGACCTCGCCTCCGCCGACTCCCTCTCCACCGGCGCCGACCTCGTGCAGGCTCCGCTCTACCTGGCCACCGGCTTGGTCTTCATCCTCTGGTTCCACCGCGTCCGCTGCAACGGCCAGGTCTTCCGGCCCGACGGTTTCAGCCAGTCCGCCGGGTGGGCCATCGGCGGCTGGTTCGTCCCGCTCGCGAACTTCTTCTTCCCGTACCGGACGGCGCAGGAGACCTGGGACGCAAGCACCCAGAACAGGTCCGACGGCTCCTTCCGCCGGGTCTCGGGCGCCCCCGTGGTCGCCTGGTGGGTGATGTTCATCGCCAGCTGCCTGCTGACCTGGGGCGCCTCGAGGAAGTACCGGGCGGCCGAGACGACCGAAGCGGTCCGCGCCGCCGACCTCTTCGCCGCCGTCGCGGACCTGACCAGCGTCGCGGCCGCCTTGCTGGCCGTCGTCTTCGTGCGGAAGCTCACCGCCATGCAGCACACGAAGGCGACCCAGGGGCCGAACGCCGCGGTCTGA
- a CDS encoding universal stress protein, whose product MTEHVNTGFERGTDGPKVILAGVDGSESSLRAAAYAAGLARRQNALLALVYVQPVMAAGASLGAPVGGATQEIAEGLVAEIREWAERLKGVYDVRWQFHTFRGDPYAGLVSAAQELTADAVVVGASEQAGHRIVGSVAVRLVKAGRWPVTVVP is encoded by the coding sequence GTGACCGAGCACGTGAACACGGGATTCGAGCGCGGTACGGACGGCCCGAAGGTGATCCTCGCCGGGGTCGACGGGTCGGAGTCCTCGCTCCGCGCGGCGGCGTACGCGGCGGGGCTGGCGCGCAGGCAGAACGCGCTGCTGGCGCTGGTGTACGTCCAGCCGGTGATGGCGGCGGGGGCCTCGCTGGGCGCGCCGGTGGGCGGGGCCACGCAGGAGATCGCCGAAGGGCTGGTGGCCGAGATCCGGGAGTGGGCGGAGCGGCTGAAGGGCGTCTACGACGTGCGCTGGCAGTTCCACACCTTCCGCGGCGATCCGTACGCCGGCCTGGTGAGCGCGGCGCAGGAGCTGACGGCGGACGCGGTGGTGGTCGGGGCCTCGGAGCAGGCCGGGCACCGGATCGTCGGCTCGGTGGCGGTCCGTCTGGTGAAGGCGGGGCGCTGGCCGGTGACTGTGGTTCCCTGA
- the lysX gene encoding bifunctional lysylphosphatidylglycerol synthetase/lysine--tRNA ligase LysX, with protein sequence MTATVEEPRGTRNRMLNRVPDAFGAFFGTLGLLCALLSLSPALRRLLRPIVSFLDAIVVPVSANLAYAVFLFLLAAALGMRKKVAWWIVVTYLALLLLVDVLTVAAEEYWFGFASMAVAVAALALLIAARKEFNAASRPGALWRAMLVLGLGLLAAVFLGWGLVALFPGTLPKGQWLDWAAKQVFGGLFSARQFDGRPPRPLYFLLGLLGALALLNAASTLFRSQRLTAALHGDEEPRIRALLGAYGRADSLGYFATRRDKAVVFAPNGKAAVTYRVEAGVCLGSGDPVGDPAAWTPAIDAWLAVARRYGWQPAVMGASEDGATAYARSGLSALQLGDEAILQVAHFDLDGRDMRVTRQAVNRVKRTGATTVIRRHSALSEDEMQMIVDRADTWRDTETERGFSMALDRLGDAADGDCLLVEAFDDKGELIALLSFVPWGKDGISLDLMRRDRSAPNGVMEFMVAELCAAAPGLGVRRVSLNFAVFRSAFEEGGRIGAGPVLKLWRKLLLFFSRWWQLEALYRSNVKYGPEWYPRFLCYQDAGSLARVSLASGIAEGFVSVPSMRTLWGNGHPRGLTAPATTAGLPPIDSLGLDLVGEEGETAPAERLPEQVRVRHEKLERIRASGTDPYPVGIRRRTHTVAELKAAHPGHPPGARTGSPVTVAGRVMVVRDLGGVVFAVLRDWSGDIQLMLTRDEAGTGVLDTFTTQVDFGDHVVASGQVGASKSGEPSVVVDSWQLTGKCLRPLPDKRKGLADPEARVRRRYLDLVASPEARDVVRARSSAVQALRQGLLDRGYLEVETPMLQQIHGGANARPFRTHINAYDLDLYLRIAPELYLKRLCVGGMEKVFEMGRTFRNEGVSYKHNPEFTMLEAYQAFADYDVMLDLTRELIQGAATAAFGSPVAHKAGPDGKLVVHDISGPWPVKTMYGAISEALGEEVDADTQEHVLRRLCDRAAVPHTPDNTRGDVVLEMYERLVEEKTKLPTFYKDFPTDVSPLTRQHRKDPRLAERWDLVAFGTELGTAYSELTDPVEQRRRLTAQSLLAAGGDPEAMEIDNDFLDALEYAMPPTGGLGIGVDRLVMFLTGLTIRETLPFPLVRRG encoded by the coding sequence ATGACTGCCACCGTGGAGGAGCCGCGCGGAACCCGGAACCGCATGCTGAACCGGGTGCCCGACGCCTTCGGCGCGTTCTTCGGAACACTGGGGCTGCTCTGCGCGCTCCTGTCGTTGTCCCCGGCACTGCGGCGGCTCCTGCGGCCCATCGTGAGCTTCCTCGACGCGATCGTGGTGCCGGTCAGCGCCAACCTCGCCTACGCCGTCTTCCTCTTCCTGCTCGCCGCGGCACTCGGCATGCGCAAGAAGGTCGCCTGGTGGATCGTCGTCACCTATTTGGCCCTGCTGCTGCTGGTCGACGTGCTCACCGTCGCCGCCGAGGAATACTGGTTCGGATTCGCCTCCATGGCCGTCGCGGTCGCCGCCCTCGCGCTCCTGATCGCGGCCCGCAAGGAGTTCAACGCCGCCTCCCGCCCCGGAGCCCTCTGGCGGGCCATGCTCGTGCTGGGCCTCGGCCTGCTCGCCGCCGTCTTCCTCGGCTGGGGCCTGGTCGCACTGTTCCCCGGCACCCTTCCCAAGGGGCAGTGGCTGGACTGGGCCGCGAAGCAGGTCTTCGGCGGACTCTTCTCGGCCCGCCAGTTCGACGGGCGCCCGCCCCGCCCGCTGTACTTCCTCCTCGGCCTCCTCGGCGCCCTCGCCCTGCTGAACGCCGCCTCCACCCTCTTCCGCTCGCAGCGGCTGACCGCCGCCCTGCACGGGGACGAGGAGCCCCGCATCCGCGCCCTGCTCGGCGCGTACGGGCGGGCCGACTCCCTCGGCTACTTCGCCACCCGCCGCGACAAGGCCGTCGTCTTCGCCCCCAACGGCAAGGCCGCCGTCACCTACCGCGTCGAAGCCGGCGTCTGCCTCGGCAGCGGCGACCCCGTCGGAGACCCGGCCGCCTGGACCCCCGCCATCGACGCCTGGCTCGCCGTGGCCCGCCGCTACGGCTGGCAGCCCGCCGTCATGGGCGCCTCCGAGGACGGGGCGACCGCGTACGCCCGCTCCGGGCTCAGCGCCCTCCAGCTCGGCGACGAGGCGATCCTGCAGGTCGCCCACTTCGACCTCGACGGACGCGACATGCGCGTCACCCGCCAGGCCGTCAACCGGGTCAAGCGCACCGGGGCCACCACCGTCATCCGCCGCCACTCCGCCCTCTCCGAGGACGAGATGCAGATGATCGTGGACCGGGCCGACACCTGGCGCGACACCGAGACCGAACGCGGCTTCTCCATGGCCCTGGACCGCCTGGGCGACGCCGCCGACGGCGACTGCCTCCTCGTCGAGGCCTTCGACGACAAGGGCGAGCTCATCGCCCTGCTCTCCTTCGTCCCCTGGGGCAAGGACGGCATCTCCCTCGACCTGATGCGCCGCGACCGCTCCGCCCCCAACGGGGTCATGGAGTTCATGGTCGCCGAACTCTGCGCCGCGGCCCCGGGTCTGGGCGTGCGCCGCGTCTCCCTCAACTTCGCCGTCTTCCGCTCCGCCTTCGAGGAGGGCGGCCGGATCGGCGCCGGCCCCGTCCTCAAGCTCTGGCGCAAACTGCTGCTCTTCTTCTCCCGCTGGTGGCAGCTGGAGGCGCTGTACCGCTCGAACGTCAAGTACGGCCCCGAGTGGTACCCGCGGTTCCTCTGCTACCAGGACGCCGGCTCCCTCGCCCGGGTCAGCCTCGCCTCCGGCATCGCCGAGGGCTTCGTCTCCGTACCCAGCATGCGCACCCTGTGGGGCAACGGGCACCCGCGCGGGCTCACCGCCCCCGCCACCACGGCGGGCCTGCCGCCCATCGACTCCCTCGGGCTGGACCTCGTGGGGGAGGAGGGCGAGACGGCGCCCGCCGAACGGCTGCCCGAACAGGTCCGGGTCCGCCACGAGAAGCTGGAGCGGATCCGCGCGTCCGGCACCGACCCGTACCCCGTCGGCATCCGCCGGCGCACGCACACCGTCGCCGAGCTGAAGGCCGCGCACCCCGGCCACCCGCCCGGCGCCCGCACCGGCTCGCCGGTCACCGTCGCCGGACGCGTGATGGTCGTGCGCGACCTCGGCGGCGTGGTCTTCGCCGTCCTGCGGGACTGGTCCGGCGACATCCAGCTGATGCTCACCCGCGACGAGGCCGGCACCGGCGTGCTCGACACCTTCACCACCCAGGTCGACTTCGGCGACCACGTCGTCGCGAGCGGCCAGGTCGGCGCGAGCAAGAGCGGCGAACCGTCCGTCGTCGTCGACTCCTGGCAGCTCACCGGCAAGTGCCTGCGCCCGCTGCCCGACAAGCGCAAGGGACTCGCCGACCCGGAGGCCCGGGTCCGGCGCCGCTACCTCGACCTTGTCGCGAGCCCCGAGGCGCGCGACGTCGTACGCGCCCGCTCCAGCGCGGTCCAGGCCCTGCGGCAGGGGCTGCTGGACCGGGGCTACCTGGAGGTCGAGACCCCGATGCTCCAGCAGATCCACGGCGGCGCCAACGCCCGGCCCTTCCGCACCCACATCAACGCCTACGACCTCGACCTCTACCTGCGCATCGCCCCCGAGCTGTACCTCAAGCGCCTGTGCGTCGGCGGCATGGAGAAGGTCTTCGAGATGGGCCGGACCTTCCGCAACGAGGGCGTCTCCTACAAGCACAACCCCGAGTTCACGATGCTGGAGGCCTACCAGGCCTTCGCCGACTACGACGTGATGCTCGACCTGACGCGCGAGCTCATCCAGGGCGCCGCCACCGCCGCCTTCGGCTCGCCCGTCGCGCACAAGGCCGGCCCGGACGGAAAGCTCGTCGTCCACGACATCTCCGGCCCCTGGCCCGTCAAGACGATGTACGGGGCGATCAGCGAGGCACTCGGCGAGGAGGTCGACGCCGACACCCAGGAGCACGTGCTCCGGCGGCTGTGCGACCGCGCGGCCGTGCCGCACACGCCCGACAACACCCGGGGCGACGTGGTCCTGGAGATGTACGAGCGGCTGGTCGAGGAGAAGACCAAGCTGCCCACCTTCTACAAGGACTTCCCCACCGACGTCTCCCCCCTCACCCGGCAGCACCGCAAGGACCCCCGGCTCGCGGAGCGCTGGGACCTCGTGGCCTTCGGCACCGAACTGGGCACCGCCTACTCGGAGCTGACCGACCCCGTCGAGCAGCGGCGCCGGCTCACCGCGCAGTCGCTGCTCGCGGCGGGCGGCGACCCGGAGGCGATGGAGATCGACAACGACTTCCTGGACGCGCTCGAATACGCGATGCCGCCGACCGGCGGACTGGGCATCGGGGTGGACCGCCTCGTCATGTTCCTCACGGGTCTGACGATCCGCGAGACGCTGCCGTTCCCGCTGGTGCGGCGGGGGTGA
- a CDS encoding polysaccharide deacetylase family protein: MKNDEPTVGRRVLLRSAVFLGVAAAAGLLTGGEPGLPAAAPGVGGGAEPPFGPGPGGAAGPGPLAGAPGARPQSPRGAAYRLQPMTSDGAPERVPAAKPAVRTRPMLALPPDAPASAMTLTFDDGPDPRYTPGILDTLARHDVRAMFFVCGEMATDNRDLLRRMVTEGHVIGNHTWTHPLIPKLSRPALASEIGRTSEVVHEAVGEAPLWFRAPYGAWNRAAFEIGAELGMEPLAWTVDTLDWKEPGTSAIVSRALKGAAPGVIVLNHDAGGNRSQSVQALASYLPQLLGRGYRMTLPALPPR, translated from the coding sequence ATGAAAAATGACGAGCCGACAGTAGGGCGACGCGTGCTCCTGCGCTCCGCCGTCTTCCTCGGAGTCGCCGCCGCCGCGGGACTGCTGACCGGTGGCGAACCCGGCCTGCCGGCCGCCGCCCCCGGGGTCGGGGGCGGAGCCGAACCGCCCTTCGGCCCGGGACCCGGCGGAGCCGCCGGGCCGGGACCCCTCGCCGGAGCCCCCGGCGCGCGGCCGCAGAGTCCGCGCGGGGCCGCGTACCGGCTCCAGCCGATGACCTCCGACGGCGCCCCGGAGCGGGTGCCCGCGGCGAAGCCCGCCGTACGGACCCGGCCGATGCTCGCACTGCCTCCCGACGCGCCGGCGAGCGCCATGACGCTCACCTTCGACGACGGCCCCGACCCCCGCTACACCCCGGGCATCCTCGACACACTGGCCCGCCACGACGTACGGGCCATGTTCTTCGTCTGCGGGGAGATGGCCACCGACAACCGCGACCTGCTGCGCCGGATGGTCACCGAGGGCCACGTCATCGGCAACCACACCTGGACCCACCCGCTCATCCCCAAGCTCAGCCGGCCCGCCCTCGCCTCCGAGATCGGCCGCACGAGCGAGGTCGTGCACGAGGCGGTCGGCGAGGCACCGCTGTGGTTCCGGGCGCCCTACGGGGCATGGAACCGGGCCGCCTTCGAGATCGGCGCGGAACTCGGCATGGAACCGCTCGCCTGGACCGTGGACACCCTGGACTGGAAGGAGCCGGGCACCTCCGCGATCGTGTCGCGGGCGCTGAAAGGGGCCGCGCCCGGCGTGATCGTCCTGAACCACGACGCGGGCGGCAACCGCTCGCAGAGCGTGCAGGCGCTGGCGAGCTACCTGCCGCAACTGCTCGGGCGCGGCTACCGGATGACGCTGCCGGCGCTGCCGCCGCGCTGA
- a CDS encoding class F sortase: MTEDESERPSRRRSPWGAIALVMLSGLAMMRNGADVDAGPPQPAAAAAVGAAATVGSPADQTPAEPPAPPPDLEVLEHSSVQRVRIPSISVDAPVMTVGLDATGWIDAPPAQERNLAGWYLNGISPGQQGSAVIVGHVDNAQGPAVFYGLGAVQKGSRIEVARYDGRTAVFEVYGVEVFAKNAFPGARVYGDTGQPELRVITCGGGYSKAGGYDGNVVVFARMVEAR; this comes from the coding sequence ATGACCGAGGACGAGAGTGAGCGGCCATCGAGGAGGCGCTCCCCCTGGGGCGCCATCGCGCTGGTCATGCTCAGCGGCCTCGCCATGATGCGCAACGGAGCCGATGTCGACGCGGGGCCTCCGCAGCCGGCCGCCGCGGCGGCCGTCGGAGCGGCCGCGACGGTCGGATCGCCGGCCGACCAGACACCCGCCGAGCCGCCCGCGCCGCCGCCGGACCTGGAGGTGCTGGAACACTCGTCGGTCCAGCGCGTCCGGATCCCGTCGATCAGCGTGGACGCGCCGGTGATGACCGTCGGGCTGGACGCGACGGGCTGGATCGACGCGCCGCCCGCGCAGGAGAGGAACCTGGCGGGCTGGTACCTCAACGGCATCTCGCCGGGCCAGCAGGGTTCGGCGGTGATCGTGGGCCACGTGGACAACGCGCAGGGCCCCGCGGTCTTCTACGGCCTGGGCGCGGTGCAGAAGGGCAGCCGCATCGAGGTGGCGCGCTACGACGGGCGCACGGCGGTGTTCGAGGTGTACGGAGTGGAGGTGTTCGCCAAGAACGCGTTCCCCGGAGCCCGGGTGTACGGGGACACCGGCCAGCCGGAACTCCGGGTGATCACGTGCGGCGGCGGCTATTCGAAGGCGGGGGGCTACGACGGCAACGTCGTCGTCTTCGCGCGGATGGTGGAGGCCCGCTGA
- a CDS encoding DUF4239 domain-containing protein: protein MSEWLVLSLAMAAACAVVLSIAFFNQRRIGEDDDPSETPDVIEYMTMMIGVIYAIVLGLAIAGVWEGRSAAQEYVRQESQALHEISVRSEVYPAEVRKKIRSDVDAYVTFVVDTEWKAMAETGDLTDRSAELLERIRRDVTDYEPQTDHEGQAYQPLVDQVAVVDDARNARGQSAGATMPGVVWFGLIAGALVTVGLIFTLQIRRSFRELLLAGLFSALIAFLLFLIWDFDAPFGRGIAATAEPFFSQFPHLGQRD from the coding sequence TTGTCGGAATGGCTCGTCCTGTCCCTCGCGATGGCCGCCGCGTGCGCCGTGGTGCTGTCCATCGCCTTCTTCAACCAGCGCAGGATCGGCGAGGACGACGATCCCAGCGAGACCCCGGACGTCATCGAGTACATGACGATGATGATCGGAGTGATCTACGCGATCGTGCTGGGCCTGGCGATCGCCGGCGTCTGGGAAGGCCGCAGCGCCGCCCAGGAGTACGTGCGCCAGGAGTCCCAGGCCCTGCACGAGATCAGCGTCCGCTCCGAGGTCTACCCGGCCGAGGTGCGCAAGAAGATCCGGTCCGACGTGGACGCGTACGTGACCTTCGTCGTGGACACCGAGTGGAAGGCGATGGCCGAGACCGGCGATCTCACCGACCGCAGCGCCGAACTGCTGGAACGCATCCGCCGCGACGTGACGGACTACGAACCGCAGACCGACCACGAGGGCCAGGCCTACCAGCCGCTCGTCGACCAGGTCGCCGTGGTCGACGACGCCCGCAACGCCCGCGGCCAGAGCGCCGGGGCCACCATGCCCGGGGTGGTCTGGTTCGGCCTGATCGCGGGGGCCCTGGTGACCGTGGGGCTGATCTTCACCCTGCAGATCAGGCGCTCCTTCCGGGAGCTGCTCCTGGCGGGCCTGTTCAGCGCGCTGATCGCCTTCCTGCTGTTCCTCATCTGGGACTTCGACGCGCCCTTCGGCCGGGGCATCGCCGCCACCGCCGAGCCGTTCTTCTCGCAGTTCCCACATCTGGGTCAGCGCGACTGA